A stretch of Paludisphaera borealis DNA encodes these proteins:
- a CDS encoding linear amide C-N hydrolase, whose amino-acid sequence MVRYLLMSCVVVLATAAAVPVAESCSRILWNDNGLAVVVARTMDWPESTEPILTVFPRGLKRDGGRLGSVDVVEDNPMKWTSKYGSLATTIYGIGTADGVNERGLSAHMLYLQATNFGPRDASKPGLHAGLWAQYLLDNAATVTEALESLNAVQVVMIEARGHKASVHLAIEDAGGDSAVIEFVDGKRVVHHGRDYKIMTNDPTYEEQLALLRKQDFSRPSSDTPLPGNVSAVDRFQRAAYFSAMLPRPKDDREAVAAVLAIARNVSVPFGAPYRKFGIYNTEYRTVIDLTNRRYFFELATSPNVIWMDLAKLNFAPDAPVMVLNPDDLSLSGEVSGRLARAPKAPF is encoded by the coding sequence ATGGTGCGCTACCTACTGATGAGCTGCGTCGTCGTCCTGGCGACGGCCGCCGCGGTTCCTGTCGCCGAGTCCTGTTCCCGCATCCTGTGGAATGACAACGGCCTGGCCGTCGTCGTCGCCCGCACCATGGATTGGCCCGAATCGACGGAGCCGATCCTGACGGTCTTCCCGCGCGGCCTGAAGCGCGACGGTGGCCGGCTGGGGTCGGTCGACGTGGTCGAGGACAACCCGATGAAGTGGACGTCCAAGTACGGCAGCCTGGCGACCACCATCTATGGTATCGGCACGGCCGACGGAGTGAACGAGCGCGGACTGTCGGCCCATATGCTCTACCTCCAGGCTACGAACTTCGGCCCGCGCGATGCCTCCAAGCCCGGCTTGCACGCCGGTCTCTGGGCGCAGTACCTGCTCGACAACGCCGCCACCGTGACCGAGGCGCTCGAATCGCTTAACGCCGTCCAGGTGGTGATGATCGAGGCGCGCGGACATAAGGCCTCGGTGCATCTGGCCATCGAGGACGCCGGCGGAGACTCCGCGGTGATCGAATTCGTCGACGGCAAGCGAGTTGTCCATCACGGCCGCGACTACAAGATCATGACCAACGACCCGACGTACGAGGAGCAGCTCGCTCTGCTGAGAAAGCAGGACTTTTCCAGGCCCAGCAGCGACACGCCTCTGCCCGGCAACGTGAGCGCCGTCGATCGGTTTCAGCGAGCCGCCTACTTCAGTGCGATGCTCCCCAGGCCGAAGGACGACCGCGAAGCCGTGGCCGCGGTGCTTGCCATCGCCCGCAACGTATCGGTCCCGTTCGGGGCGCCCTATCGGAAATTCGGGATCTACAACACCGAGTACCGGACCGTGATCGACCTCACGAACAGGCGGTATTTCTTCGAGTTGGCCACCAGCCCGAACGTGATCTGGATGGATCTGGCGAAGTTGAATTTCGCTCCCGACGCCCCGGTCATGGTGCTGAACCCGGACGACCTCAGCCTCTCGGGAGAAGTCTCGGGAAGGCTCGCGAGAGCGCCCAAGGCACCGTTCTGA
- a CDS encoding helix-turn-helix domain-containing protein, which translates to MISLAQRVRDFRYSKGWGPDELANRAEISRTALYQIESGKTGLPRAGTLRRIAVALDVSMDELLGDDDDAAAVRAGSEPARPASHSREIRDWFPAEGGPLTLPAAALRGIRGLSEERESVRTMEPVARAAVANHEGVLMREGELMSKLHDLLHSPVGAGVARILDDLHGLIPRARHSG; encoded by the coding sequence ATGATTTCTTTGGCTCAGCGCGTTCGAGATTTCCGATACTCCAAGGGATGGGGGCCTGACGAACTCGCCAACCGCGCGGAGATCTCGCGCACGGCGTTGTACCAGATTGAAAGCGGCAAAACCGGATTGCCACGAGCGGGCACGCTGAGACGGATCGCGGTGGCTCTCGACGTCTCGATGGACGAGCTGCTGGGAGACGACGACGACGCGGCCGCGGTTCGCGCCGGCTCCGAGCCGGCCCGGCCGGCTTCGCACTCTCGGGAGATCCGCGACTGGTTTCCGGCCGAAGGCGGACCGCTCACCCTGCCGGCCGCCGCTCTCCGAGGAATCCGCGGCTTGAGCGAAGAGCGCGAAAGCGTCCGCACGATGGAGCCGGTCGCCCGCGCGGCGGTCGCGAACCACGAAGGCGTCCTGATGCGGGAAGGGGAGCTGATGTCGAAGCTCCACGACCTCTTGCATTCGCCGGTCGGGGCGGGCGTCGCTCGCATCCTTGACGACCTGCATGGGCTGATCCCGCGGGCGCGCCATTCAGGCTGA
- a CDS encoding phosphotransferase, with translation MAISIEQVIDRIPAWSTRSPIVEPLIGGLTNQAYHVTVDGEEFVVRVPGDGTEWLAIDRANELHNTLAAAETGISPKVVHHIPDLNVLILEFIPAETMTLASMHRPGMPTQIARALGHLHAGPRFLHDFNMFEVIRRYLRITQELRIRIPDDYLGYMPMVGRIESAFARRPIATVPCHNDLLAANILDDGRRLWLIDFEYSGNNDPTFDLGNTCQEQEYDEPRVVEACAAYFGDAYPDRLARMKLNILLSNVGWTLWAAIQATVSTIDFDFWSWVDQRWDRARATLNSTDFERWLLEIESSEPFDEARSSTSMTRTGGRAPSGTGCPF, from the coding sequence ATGGCGATCTCGATTGAACAGGTCATCGACCGAATTCCCGCCTGGTCGACCCGTTCTCCCATCGTCGAGCCTCTCATCGGCGGCCTGACCAACCAGGCCTACCACGTTACGGTGGACGGAGAGGAATTCGTCGTGCGCGTTCCCGGCGACGGGACGGAATGGTTAGCCATCGACCGCGCCAACGAACTGCACAACACGCTGGCCGCGGCCGAGACGGGGATCTCTCCGAAGGTCGTCCATCACATTCCCGATCTGAACGTCCTGATCCTCGAATTCATCCCCGCAGAGACCATGACGCTGGCCTCGATGCATCGCCCCGGGATGCCCACTCAGATCGCCCGGGCGCTCGGGCATCTCCACGCGGGGCCGCGTTTCCTCCATGACTTCAACATGTTCGAAGTGATCCGGCGCTATCTTCGGATCACGCAGGAGCTTCGGATTCGGATCCCGGACGACTATCTCGGTTACATGCCCATGGTCGGGCGCATCGAGTCCGCCTTCGCCCGTCGTCCGATCGCCACGGTCCCCTGTCATAACGATCTTCTGGCGGCCAACATCCTGGACGACGGCCGGCGGCTCTGGCTGATCGACTTCGAGTACAGCGGCAACAACGATCCGACGTTCGACCTCGGCAACACCTGCCAGGAGCAGGAGTACGACGAGCCTCGCGTCGTCGAGGCGTGCGCCGCGTACTTCGGCGACGCCTACCCGGACAGGCTCGCCCGGATGAAGCTCAACATCCTCCTGTCGAACGTCGGCTGGACCCTCTGGGCCGCGATCCAGGCGACCGTCTCCACGATCGATTTCGACTTCTGGAGCTGGGTCGACCAACGCTGGGACCGCGCCCGGGCGACCCTGAATTCGACCGACTTCGAGCGCTGGCTGCTTGAGATCGAGTCCTCGGAGCCGTTCGACGAGGCTCGGTCGAGCACCAGCATGACCCGGACGGGAGGCCGTGCCCCCAGCGGCACCGGCTGCCCGTTCTGA
- a CDS encoding peroxiredoxin family protein, producing the protein MPKNQLTIVGAFTVLATVFAVYSWAVLGTGPKPDEGSGFVVIESEKQHLVTSEMLAATEKVARTTAPAFRAEATDGKTYDLAELTRKGPVVLAFIKEGCPCSIESQPYFNRLFEAYGAKVPFFGVIDGPVNRAGKWGRVNHAAFPILSDVDLTIIHDYKAESSAYLALVSQGGTIEKLWPGYSVEMLNEVSARLAKFAGMDVQPIDTTGAPQGEMLTGCPF; encoded by the coding sequence GTGCCGAAGAACCAACTGACGATCGTGGGCGCCTTCACGGTTCTCGCGACCGTTTTCGCCGTCTACTCGTGGGCCGTGCTCGGCACCGGACCGAAGCCGGACGAGGGCTCGGGATTCGTCGTGATCGAGAGCGAAAAGCAGCACCTGGTCACGTCCGAGATGCTGGCCGCCACCGAGAAGGTTGCGCGGACGACCGCCCCGGCGTTCCGGGCCGAGGCCACCGACGGCAAGACCTACGACCTCGCCGAGCTGACTCGCAAGGGCCCGGTCGTCCTCGCCTTCATCAAGGAAGGCTGCCCGTGCAGCATCGAGTCCCAGCCCTATTTCAACCGGCTGTTCGAGGCCTACGGCGCCAAGGTCCCGTTCTTCGGCGTCATCGACGGCCCCGTCAATCGCGCCGGGAAATGGGGGCGCGTCAACCATGCGGCTTTCCCGATCCTGAGCGACGTCGATCTGACGATCATCCACGACTACAAGGCGGAAAGCTCGGCGTACCTGGCGCTCGTCTCGCAGGGCGGAACGATCGAGAAACTCTGGCCGGGCTACTCGGTCGAGATGCTCAATGAGGTCTCGGCCCGTCTCGCGAAGTTCGCCGGCATGGACGTCCAGCCGATCGACACGACCGGCGCTCCGCAGGGCGAAATGCTCACCGGCTGCCCGTTCTGA
- a CDS encoding NAD(P)H-dependent flavin oxidoreductase — translation MNTLLRAIDVELPIIQAPMSGTATPAMAAAVSNAGALGSIGVGPVGAETARRMIREVRAATDRPFNVNVFCNRPAVADEAREAAWLARLAPVFARYGASPPNALREIYSSFVEDDAMLAVLVEERPKVVSFHFGLPSADRIAALRAAGVVLFATATSLAEARAIADAGIDAIVAQGYEAGGHRGVFDPDAPDDRLGTIALTRLLVRNLDVPVIAAGGIMDGAGVAACMLLGASAAQLGTAFVACPESAADAGYRAALQGAGAEHTVMTAAISGRPARCLANRITALGAEAEPSAVPDYPIAYDAAKALNAAAKAAGETGFGAQWAGQGAPLARALPASALVAAIRSEMDQALGRANG, via the coding sequence TTGAACACGTTGCTACGGGCGATTGACGTGGAGCTGCCGATCATTCAGGCCCCGATGTCGGGGACCGCGACGCCGGCGATGGCCGCCGCGGTATCGAATGCGGGGGCGTTGGGTTCGATCGGGGTCGGGCCCGTGGGAGCGGAGACAGCCCGTCGGATGATCCGCGAGGTCCGGGCCGCGACGGATCGTCCGTTCAACGTCAACGTGTTCTGCAACCGTCCGGCCGTCGCCGACGAGGCGCGCGAGGCCGCCTGGCTCGCCAGGCTCGCGCCGGTCTTCGCACGCTACGGCGCATCACCCCCGAACGCTCTGAGGGAGATCTATTCGAGCTTCGTCGAGGACGACGCGATGCTCGCCGTGCTCGTGGAGGAACGGCCGAAGGTCGTGAGCTTCCACTTCGGCCTGCCTTCGGCCGACCGCATCGCCGCGTTGCGCGCGGCGGGCGTGGTCCTATTCGCGACGGCCACGAGCCTGGCCGAAGCGCGGGCGATCGCCGACGCCGGGATCGACGCGATTGTGGCGCAAGGCTACGAAGCGGGGGGCCATCGCGGCGTCTTCGACCCCGACGCCCCCGACGACCGCCTCGGGACGATCGCCCTGACGCGACTGCTGGTTCGCAATCTCGACGTCCCCGTCATCGCGGCCGGCGGGATCATGGACGGGGCCGGGGTCGCCGCCTGCATGCTCCTGGGGGCGAGCGCGGCGCAGTTGGGGACGGCCTTCGTCGCCTGCCCGGAGTCGGCGGCCGACGCGGGTTATCGAGCCGCGCTCCAGGGCGCTGGCGCGGAGCACACCGTCATGACGGCGGCGATCTCGGGCCGGCCGGCGCGATGTCTCGCCAACCGGATCACGGCCCTCGGCGCGGAGGCCGAGCCCAGCGCGGTCCCGGACTATCCGATCGCCTACGACGCCGCCAAGGCGCTCAACGCCGCCGCCAAGGCCGCCGGCGAGACGGGTTTCGGCGCCCAGTGGGCCGGCCAGGGCGCGCCGCTCGCCCGCGCGCTCCCCGCCTCGGCCCTGGTCGCGGCGATCCGCTCCGAGATGGATCAGGCGCTCGGGCGCGCGAACGGCTGA
- the rfaD gene encoding ADP-glyceromanno-heptose 6-epimerase: MIAITGAAGFIGSNLAHRLSRLGHDLLLVDDPPTAAKAVNWAGLGRFQFIPLDQFLGDLPDLDRSVEAVFHLGACSSTTETDWSYLLRNNVEYTRRLWEWCAEVGLPFYYASSAATYGDGSQGFSDHTPPTELRPLNLYGKSKNDFDVWALAEVAKGAPEPAGWAGLKFFNVYGPRERHKGKMASVVWHARRQILETGEVRLFRSNDPTYPDGGQRRDFVFVEDCIDHMLWLWEHPDTTGVYNSGTGVARTFQDLVLAVFAALEREPRIQFIDMPAELGKQYQNYTQAEMSKLRDAGCSKPATTLEEGVRRTLSPENTVSETQNAL, translated from the coding sequence ATGATCGCGATTACCGGAGCCGCCGGCTTCATCGGCTCGAACCTGGCCCACCGGCTGTCGAGGCTGGGGCATGATCTGCTGCTGGTCGACGACCCGCCGACCGCCGCCAAGGCCGTCAACTGGGCCGGACTGGGCCGGTTCCAGTTCATTCCGCTCGACCAGTTCCTCGGCGATCTGCCCGACCTCGATCGATCGGTCGAGGCCGTGTTCCACCTGGGGGCGTGCAGCTCGACCACCGAGACCGACTGGTCGTACTTGCTGCGCAACAACGTGGAGTACACCCGCCGGCTCTGGGAATGGTGCGCCGAGGTGGGTCTGCCGTTTTACTATGCGTCGAGCGCCGCGACGTACGGCGACGGTTCGCAGGGGTTCAGCGATCACACGCCGCCGACCGAGCTGCGGCCGTTGAACCTGTACGGCAAGAGCAAGAACGATTTCGACGTCTGGGCGCTCGCGGAGGTCGCCAAGGGGGCGCCCGAGCCGGCCGGTTGGGCGGGGCTCAAGTTCTTCAACGTCTACGGCCCCCGCGAGCGGCACAAGGGGAAGATGGCGAGCGTGGTCTGGCACGCCCGCCGGCAGATCCTCGAAACCGGCGAGGTCCGACTCTTTCGGTCGAACGATCCGACCTATCCCGACGGCGGCCAGCGGCGCGATTTCGTGTTCGTCGAGGACTGTATCGACCACATGCTCTGGCTCTGGGAGCACCCCGACACGACGGGCGTGTACAATAGTGGAACGGGCGTCGCCCGGACGTTCCAGGACCTGGTCCTGGCCGTATTCGCGGCTCTCGAACGCGAGCCCCGAATCCAGTTCATCGATATGCCCGCCGAACTCGGCAAGCAATACCAGAACTACACGCAGGCCGAGATGAGCAAGCTCCGTGACGCGGGGTGTTCGAAGCCGGCTACAACCCTGGAAGAGGGCGTTCGGCGCACGCTTTCGCCGGAAAACACGGTTTCGGAGACGCAGAACGCGCTGTAA